The Mycolicibacterium mucogenicum DSM 44124 genomic sequence GTTTGGCCGCCTGGTATCCCATGCCGGATGCCGAACCGGTCACAGCGTAGGTGCCGATGATGATCTCCTCGATTGGTGGGGGAATCGCCGTCTAGTCGGCGAGCAACTTGGTCAGTGCGTCGGCGACGTCGCGACGGGCACGATGCGCGATGTCGAGCACCGGCATGGTCAGGAAACCGTGGATGGCTCCGTAGTACAGCTCGGTCACCGGTACGTCGGCCGCGCGCAGTGCCTCGGCGTAGGCGAGGGCCTCGTCGCGCATCGGGTCATAGCCGGTGACCACGAGCACGGCCGGGGCGACGCCTTCGACGGACGCGGACAGTGGTGCCGCATAGGGGTTTTCGCGGTCGGTGGTGTTGGGCACGTACTGGTCCCAGTACCACTGCATGGCGGCGGTGGTGTTGTAGTAGCCGGTGCGGAACTCGTGGTACGAGCCGTAGGTGAAGTCGGCGGTCAGCACCGGGTAGAGCAGGACCTGCGCGGCCAGCGGCGCGCCGCCGCGGTCGCGGGTCATCAGCGCGGTGACCGCGGAGAGATTGCCGCCGGCGCTGTCGCCGCCGACCACGAGCTTCGCCGGGTCGCCGCCGAGTTCGGCGGCATGGGCGGCGGCCCACTGGGTCACGGCGTAGACGTCTTCGGCGGCGGCCGGCCACTGATGTTCGGGCGCCAGCCGGTAGTCCACCGAAACCACCACGGCGGGAATCGAATTCGCGAAACTGCGGCACAGCCCGTCGTGCGAGTCCAGGTCGCAGAAGACGAAGCCGCCGCCGTGCGCGAACACGAAGATCGGCAGCGGACCGTCAGTCGCGGGGCGGTAGATACGGACTCCGATGCCGTCAACCTCTGTGTTGGTGACGGAGGCGACCGCCTCGGGTTCGGCAGGTGCCACGAACCGCGCGCGAATGGCGGCGCGCGCCTGCGCCCCGGTCATGTTCGGCAGGTCGGGGAAGCCGCTGTTGAGTGCCTCGAGGAGGCCGGCGATCTGGGGGTCCAGGCTCATGCGCGATCCGCTAGCGCTACTCGCCGGCGGCTCATGCGTACTGCAGCGCCGGGCCCATGCGCAGCGGCCGCATCGGCTGCAGCGTCGGCGCGACTCGGGAATCCTCGGCGTTGCGCCAGACGCCCATGGCGGTCATGCGCACGGGCGCGGTCAGCTGTTCGAAGGCCATGCGGTTCATTGGACCACACACCGAGACGGCGGCGACGGCCTCACCCTGGCGACCGATCGGCGCTGCGACACAACCGAATCCGGGCACCGATTCTTCGCGCTCGAAGGCGACGCCGTGGGCGTGCACCTTGGCCAGTTCGGTGGCGAGCTGGGCGCGGTTGGCAATCGAGTACTTGGTCTTGCGGCTCATGAGGTCGACCTCGGCGTCCTGGTTGTAGGCCAGGATCGCCTTGCCGACGGCGGTACAGTGCGCCGGCTGGCGGCCACCAACCCGCGACGGCAGCACGGTCATCATGCCGTTGCCGACCTTCTCCAGGTAGACGACGTCACCGCCGTCGAGCACGGCGAGATGCACGACGAGGCCGGTGGCGCGGTGCAGTTCGTGCAGCAGCGGGCCGGCGGCCCGGTGCATGCGGTCCTGGTGCACGGCGAGCGAGCCGAGCTCCACCAGGCGCATCCCCAGTTCGTAGTCGCGGCCGTTGCGGCGCAGCCAGCGCAGCTGCACGAGGCGCTCCAGCATCCGGTGGGCAGAGGAACGGGGCAGACCCGTGCGGCGCACGATCTGCGCCAGGGTCAGGCGGCCGGGGCCGTCGAACGCGTCGAGGACCAGCGAGACCCGGTCGATGACCGCGCTGGGGGTGGTGGATTCGACTGCTGCTGTCATGTCGGCCTCCAAGCTCCGTTGCTCCGTGGGATATTCCTATTAGGAATATGACTGTTTGTATCACACGGCGGTGGGGCTTGTCACACATTTCGCTGGAGCGCGGCAGAATATATGCACGACGAGGCGCCCCGAGCCGGTTTGGCAAGGGACGCCTCGTCTATCAATTTTGCAGCTCATGGCCCAGATTTGGGACACGATCACGGTGGTTACCGCGGCGGCGACACGCGCGGTGACGACACGCGGAACCTGAGGTTTCAGCTCTGCGCGGCGGACCTCCCGGCGCGGCGACCATAGAAGCTGCCGTCGCCCAGGGACACCCCGCTGGCATAACCCCAGGCAGACAGGCCTGCCGCGCTCCGGCCGGCCGCGAACAGACCCGGAATCGGCTCGCCGCTGACGTGCACGACGCGGCCGTCCAACGTGGTCAGCAGGCCGCCGAGGGTGAACCCACCGGTGCTGTTACGCAGGTCGATCGCGCCGACGGGGGACCCGATCGGACGCAGCCACTGTGGCTTCTTGTGCAGCAGCGGGTCCGCGCCGTTCGCGGCGTGCTCGTTGTAATAGGCGACGGTGTGCTGCAGGACCCCCGCGGGCAGGCCGATCTCGGCTTCGAGCTCGGCGACCGTCTCGCATACCCAGGTGGCCGGGCGGCGCAGGAACGGTGTCGCCGAGGTCGCGGCAATGGCCTCTTCCATCGCGTCGCCGTCGATGATCAGGTAGGCGGTGTTGTCCTGGTAATACAGCGTCTGCTGGCCGATGCGTCCCGCGTAGGTGTCCTCGGCGATGTAGCGCTGGCCGAAGCCGTTGACCAGGATGCCGCGGACCAGCTGCTGCGGGTCGCAGAAGAACGCCACCTCGGTGGCGTCCATGTGTGCCAGGTCGGCGCCGAGCGTCTGGGCCATCCGGATCGCCCGGCCGTCGTGCTGCTCGATACTCGCCGCCGGCCGGCCCGCGATGCGGGGTGCGTACTGGGCGACCATCGCGTCGCTGTAGGCGAAGCTGCCCGAGGCCAGCACCACGCCGCGGCGCGCCTTGATCGCCACGGTGTCGCTGTAGCGGCGTGCCACGATGCCGACCACCCGGCCGTCGGCCGCGGTGATCAGCGACTGCACCTCGGTGTCGTACACCGACCGGACGCCCTGCGCGGTGGCGGTTTCCACCAGCGGCTTCATCAGCATGTAGCCGCCACTGCGCTCACCGGCGACCTTGTCGGTCATCTGCGGCACGTGGCCGCGCGGTGCGGGGGCGGCAATCGTGTTGTACGGGAAGGCATTTTCGCCACCCGTGAACATCAGGCCCTCGTCGCTCGGTGGCTCCCAGCCCGGCTCACCCCAGAACACCGGCTTGAACGGCACACCGCAGCTCACGAGCCAGTCGTAGTGGGCGACACTGCCCGCGCAGTAGTCGTCGATCCGTTCGGCGTCGGCGCCGGGACCCATGGCCACCTTCAGGAAGGCGGCCATGTTCTCCACGGAATCGTCGAAACCGCAGGCCTTTTGGAGATCGGTGCCACCGCCGAGGTAGATGAATCCACCGGCCATGGCGGCGGCGCCGCCCCAGCCGCCGGTGCGTTCGACGACCAGGACGTCGGCGCCCGCCGCCGAGGCCTCTACGGCTGCGGCCGCACCGGCGATGCCGTAGCCGACGACCACGACGTCGGCCTCGTCATCCCACGAGGTGATGGCCGATGCCGGGACCGGTTTCAGGTCGGCACTCATGGCAGCATCGCCCGCGGCGGAACGCCCATCCACTCATGGCCCCAGTAGCTGTCGGCAGTGATTTCCTCTGCGGTGTAATGCCGTTCGTCGACCTTCATGCCCTCGGTGCCGAACTCGATGTCCCAGTCACCGGGCGAACGCACGTAGAACGACACCATCTTGTCGTTGGTGTGCCGGCCCAGCGTGGAAGACAGCTGAAAGCCGTCGCGGTTCACGCGGTCGAGTGCCTGCCCGACGGCGTCGAGCGTGTCGACCTCGACCATGAGGTGGATCAGCTTCGGGTCACGCAGCGTCGCGGCCGGGCAGATCGCCAGGCTGTGGTGCCGCTCGTTGATGCCCAGGAACTGCACGCGCAGGGGGCCGAACTCCGGGGGAGCGGGCACCCGGAAGGCGCCGCGGGGCAGGAAGCCCAGCACCTCGGTGTAGAACGTGAACAGTCCCTTGGCATCCTGTGCAGGCAGCACCACGTGGCCGAGGCCGAGGCCCTCGGTGACGAAGCGGGCGCCGAACGGTGTGACGACGGGGGTGTGATCGAGCACCGCACCGTGGAACACCTCGACGTCGTTGCCGGCCGGGTCGACGAAGGAGATGACCTCGTCGACGCGACGGGCGTCGGCCTCGTCCAGCGACAGTTGCTTCCACGGCACCCCGGCGCCGTCGAGGGTGGCCTGCACCCGGCGCAGGGCGGCGCCGTCACGGACCTCCCAGCCCACGGTGACGATGCGGTCGGCATCGCCCGGCAGCACGATGATGCGGGCGGTGCGCTCGTCCATCCGCAGGTACAGCGCATCGGGATCGGGACCGCTGCCCTTCGCGAAACCCAGTACGTCGAAGGCGAATTGGCGCCAGCGTTCGATGTCGGCGGTCTGGACCTTCACATAGCCCAGGCTCTTCAGGTCACTCACGTCAGATCATGCCTCGCAGCGGGCCCTGCGGATCCACACCCAGGCTGCTCAGCGCCGATGCGTGGTAGGTGGTGCCGGGCACGTGGATGGCGTGGGCCTGGCCGACATGCGCGTCGCGCCAGTAGCGCTGCAGCGGCTTGTCCATGCGGGTGGCGTTGCCGCCGCAACGGGCGAAGATCTCGTCGACGGCGGACACCGCGCGCCACACCGACCGGATCTGGGTGCGCCGGCCGGCGGCGCGGTCCTCGAACGACACCTCCTTGCCGGCGGCGACCATGTCGTAGATCCGGTCGACGTTGGCCAGCAGTTCCTGGCGGGCGGCGTTGATGTCGGCGGCGGCCTCACCGATGGCGTACATGACGTACGGGTCGTCCTTGATGGCCACACCACTGGAGTTGACGCGCTCACGCTGGTAGTCGAGCGCGGCGGCCAGGGCGCCCTCGGCGATGCCGATGACGGCCGACGAGATGCCGAGCGGGAACATCGTCGACCACGGCATCAGGTACAGCGGGGAGGTCATGCCGGCCTCGATCTGGGCCCGGCCGTCCATCACCTTGGTGGCGTCCATGGTGCGGTAGGTGGGGACGAAGGCGTCCTTGACGATGACGTCCTTGGAACCGGTACCGCGCAGGCCCACCACGTTCCAGGAGTTCTGGACGATTTCATAGTCGCTGCGGGGCAGGATCATGTGCAGCATCTGCGGCGGCATGAGGGGCTTGCCCTCGGCGTCACCGAGCATGGCGCCCAGGAAGATCCACTCACAGTGGTCGGTGCCCGAGCTGAACTGCCAGCGGCCGTTGAAGATGTAGCCACCATCGACGGGCCGGGCCACGCCTTGCGGGGCATACGGCGACGCGACCCAGGTGTCGGTGTCCGATCCCCAGATCTCGGCGGCGACCTTCGGATCGGCGTAGGCGAGCTGGTACGGGTGCACACCGACGACGCCGTTGATCCAGCCGGCGGCCGGGTCCAGGGCGGCGGTCGCCATCACGGTCTCGGCGAACTCGCGCGGATGCACCTCCAGGCCGTCATATTCCTTGGGCTGCAGCAGCTTGATGTTGCCGGCGGCCTTCATCAGCTTCACGGTCTCGTCGGGCAGCTGGCCCAACTTCTCTGCCTCCCAGGCTTGTTCGCGAAGCTGGTCGGCGATGTCACCGAGTTTGTCGATAACCCGCTGGGTCATGGTCGTTTTCCTAACTCCTGTGATGGGCTAATTAATGGTTTACCGCACCCGCGGCGCACCGGGAGGCTGTTCCCGGTCAGCGGGCGAAAATCCTTCAGCGACGTGGATCTGGTTGGCGCATCGCATTCCTGGCTCACCGCACGACGGGACCTAAGGCTCTCGTCGCCGGACCGATGGGCTCTACCTCCCCGGCCCGAGACGGCGGATCATCGAGCCCGAAGGTTGACGACCGGACAGAGGCGAGGCAGCGCGATGTACGGATGGACGTGCCGTTGGAAGCAGGTGATCGGACCGACCGTGTCCGTTGCCGCCGTACTGGCGATCGCCGGCGCCGTGGTTGTGCCCGTGGCCCAGATTTCAGGCGCGCCGGGTGGGTTCGAGTCGATGGTCGCCGAGCCGCCCGGCTGTTGGGGACCCCACGGTGTGGATCCGGACTGTCTCGGACCTGGCCCGTACGGGCACGGCGAGTGGGGACCGGGCTCTGGAACGGTCGCATCGGGCGCCACGCCCGTTCCGGGAGATCCGAGTCCCGGCCCGGCGGAGTCCGACCCGACTGTGCCGTGAACGTCGGCGCCATCGCGCCTTGGGTGTCCGGTCCGATGGTCGGGACGCGATCCGGCGGGTCGTCCGTTCACCGGGACGCCTCGTACTGGGACATTCCGAGGGCGGCTAACTTCGCACTATGAGCAGCGCTGGACAGGTTGACGTCGTAGTAGTCGGTGCCGGGTTCGCCGGTCTTTACGCACTGCACAAGCTGCGGTCGGAAGGCCATTCGGTCGTCGTGTTCGAGGCGGCCTCAGATGTGGGTGGCACGTGGTTCTACAACCGGTACCCCGGCGCCCGGTGCGACGTCGAGAGCATCGACTACTGCTACTCGTTCGACAAGGACCTGCAGCAGGAGTGGACCTGGACCGAGAAGTACGCCACCCAGGCCGAAATCCTCACGTACATCAACCATGTCGCCGACCGGTTCGACTTGCGCCGCGACATCCGGCTGAACACCCGCGTGGTGTCGGCGACGCTCGACGAGGAGACGCTGCGCTGGACCGTCACCACCGACACCGGTGAGACGGTGGACGCGCAGTTCTGCGTCATGGCCACCGGCGCGCTGTCCGATCCGCTGCTGCCGAACATCCCCGGCGTCGAGACCTTCGCCGGCGAGACCTACCACACCGCGAACTGGCCGCACGAGGGCGTCGACTTCACCGGCAAGCGCGTCGGCCTCATCGGCACCGGGTCGTCGGGCATCCAGACCACGCCGATCGTGGCCGCGCAGGCCGCCGAACTCGTTGTCTTCCAACGCACTCCGAACTTCTCCGTGCCGGCCGGCAACGAGCCGCTGACGGCCGAGCGGGAAGCCGAGGTCAAGGCCAGCTACGACCAGCGCCGCGAGCTGTCGTGGCGCAGCGGCGGCGGCTCACCGCACCTGGCGCACCCCAAGCTCACCATGGAGCTGTCGGACGAAGAGCGCCGTGCGGAGTTCGAAAAGCGTTGGCAGCTGGGCGGCGTGCTGTTCAGCAAGACCTTCCTGGACCAGATGGTCGACCCGGTGGCCAACGCCGAGGCCAAGAAGTTCTACGACGAGAAGGTGCGCGCGGTCATCGACGATCCCGAGGTCGCCGACCTGCTGATCCCGAACGACCACCCGATCGGCGCCAAGCGGATCTGCACCGATACCAACTACTTCCAGACGTTCAACCAGCCACACGTGAAGCTGGTCAGCGTGAAGAAGACGCCGATCGAGCAGATCGACGCCACCGGCATCACCACCACTGAGGCCCGGTTCGACCTGGACGCCATCATCTTCGCCACCGGATTCGACGCGCTCACCGGCGCTCTGGGACGCATCGACATCACCGGCCGCGGTGGTGAGAAGCTCAAGCAGAACTGGGTGGACGGACCGCGTAGCTACCTGGGCCTGGGCGTCGACGGCTTCCCGAACATGTTCCTGGTGAACGGACCCGGCGCGCCGGCCGTGCTGGCCAACATGGTGCTGCACGCCGAGGCGCACGTGAACTGGATCGCCGACGCGATCGAGTACGTCGGCAAGAACGGGTATGCGGCCATCGAGGCGACCACGGACGCGGTCGACGCCTGGGGCGCCGAACTGGTGCGCCGCGCCGACCAGACGCTGTTCCCGAAGGCGAACTCCTGGTACATGGGCGCGAATGTGCCCGGTAAGCCACGGGTTTTCATGTTGTTCATCGGTGGCTTCGCCGCCTACAACGACATCTGCGCCGAGGTTGCGGCCGCCGGGTACAAGGGATTCGAACTGACCAAGGCCGGCTGATGTCAGGGCTGCTGAACAAGGTCGCCCTCGTCACCGGTGCCGCCCGCGGCACCGGCCGGACCCACTGTGAGCGGTTCGCCGACGAGGGCGCCGACATCATCGCTCTCGACGTCGCCAGTGCGGCAGCCGATTTGGCCGATCTTGCCGATGCCGTGAAGCAGCGCGGTCAGCGTTGTTTCACCGCTGTGGCCGACGTGTCGTCGTTCGACGAGGTGCAGGCCGCGGTCGACGAAGGGGCCTGGGAGTTCGGCCGGCTGGACGTCGTGGTCGCCAACGCCGGCATCCATTCGGCGTCGACGCCGTCGTGGGAGGTCACCACCGAGGACTGGCAACGCGTCATCGGCGTGAACCTCACCGGGGTGTGGCACACGGTGAAGGCCGCCGTTCCGCATTTCGGCCCGTCCGGCGGATCCGTGGTGATCATCAGCTCCACCAACGGACTTCGCGGCTCCGCGAACACCGCCGCGTACACCTCCACCAAGCATGCGGTGGTGGGTCTGGCCCGCACGCTGGCGAACGAGCTGGGGCCCAAGCGGATTCGGGTCAACACCGTGCACCCCGGCGCGGTCGGCACCCCGATGGTGCTGAACCCGGAGACCTTCAAGCGCATCCGGCCCGATCTGGAGAACCCGACCGCCGACGACGTCGCGGAAGTGCTTGCCGCACGCAACCTGTTGCCGGTGCCGTGGGTGGAGCCCGAGGACATCAGCAACGCCGTGGTGTTCCTGGCGTCCGACGAGGCCCGCTACATCACCGGTACCCAGTTGGTCGTCGACGCTGGGCTGACGCAGAAGGCCTGACCCGCCTCGAACGTGCAGAAAACGAACTCTGCTGCGATGCAACGATGATCGGCCACTCCTGGTCCGGCGCTCGATGCGGCTCAGCGGGCTGGTTCACCGACCAGCGTGCGGAGGAAGGCGACCGTCTCGAGTTCGCGGTTGGTGATTTCGTCGTCGCTGGTGCCGTACCTGCGGTTCGCCGACAGTTTCACGATCACCGTCTTCTTGCCTGGGTCGACGTAGATGAACTGGTTGTACACGCCGATGGCGCTGAACTCTCCCGAATCCACGGCGGGCAGCCACCATTGGTAGCCGTAACCCAGGTCGAGCGGATGGCTGCCGATGATCGGACGCCCCGGTAGAAGATGTTCGGCATCAGCCGCCAGCGACGCGTCCACCCATGACTGAGGAACCAATTGCTGACCCCGCCAGCGGCCGCCATTGCGATACAGCTCACCGAATTTCGCGTAGTCGCGCGCAGTCATGACGAGGCCGCCGAATGCAACCTCCATGCCGGTCGAGTCGACCAACCAGTACGCGGGTGAGCTGATGCCCAAGGGCTCGACGAGCTTCTCCTGCATGTAGTCGGTGATGGAACGGCCCGTCGCACCGACGAGCAGCGCTCCGAGAGCCTGCGTATCGCCGGAGTTGTAGCGGCAGACGTGCCCCGGTTCGATGTCGCGGACCATGGTTGCGACGAACTCCTCGAGGGTTCCACCTTCGCCCATCGCGGCCGCCAACCGGAAGATGTCGGACCCCGCGTCGTTGTAGTCCTCGTTCCACCGCGCACCCGAAGACATCTGGAGCACATCCTTGATCGAGACGCCGTCATACGCAGAGCCCGGGGCGACGCGAATGTAGTCGCTGATGGGCCGATCGATACCCGCAATGTGCCCGTCCTCGACCGCTATGCCGACAAGTGCCGAGATGACGCTCTTGGCCACA encodes the following:
- a CDS encoding alpha/beta hydrolase, which produces MSLDPQIAGLLEALNSGFPDLPNMTGAQARAAIRARFVAPAEPEAVASVTNTEVDGIGVRIYRPATDGPLPIFVFAHGGGFVFCDLDSHDGLCRSFANSIPAVVVSVDYRLAPEHQWPAAAEDVYAVTQWAAAHAAELGGDPAKLVVGGDSAGGNLSAVTALMTRDRGGAPLAAQVLLYPVLTADFTYGSYHEFRTGYYNTTAAMQWYWDQYVPNTTDRENPYAAPLSASVEGVAPAVLVVTGYDPMRDEALAYAEALRAADVPVTELYYGAIHGFLTMPVLDIAHRARRDVADALTKLLAD
- a CDS encoding IclR family transcriptional regulator, whose amino-acid sequence is MTAAVESTTPSAVIDRVSLVLDAFDGPGRLTLAQIVRRTGLPRSSAHRMLERLVQLRWLRRNGRDYELGMRLVELGSLAVHQDRMHRAAGPLLHELHRATGLVVHLAVLDGGDVVYLEKVGNGMMTVLPSRVGGRQPAHCTAVGKAILAYNQDAEVDLMSRKTKYSIANRAQLATELAKVHAHGVAFEREESVPGFGCVAAPIGRQGEAVAAVSVCGPMNRMAFEQLTAPVRMTAMGVWRNAEDSRVAPTLQPMRPLRMGPALQYA
- a CDS encoding FAD-dependent oxidoreductase; this translates as MSADLKPVPASAITSWDDEADVVVVGYGIAGAAAAVEASAAGADVLVVERTGGWGGAAAMAGGFIYLGGGTDLQKACGFDDSVENMAAFLKVAMGPGADAERIDDYCAGSVAHYDWLVSCGVPFKPVFWGEPGWEPPSDEGLMFTGGENAFPYNTIAAPAPRGHVPQMTDKVAGERSGGYMLMKPLVETATAQGVRSVYDTEVQSLITAADGRVVGIVARRYSDTVAIKARRGVVLASGSFAYSDAMVAQYAPRIAGRPAASIEQHDGRAIRMAQTLGADLAHMDATEVAFFCDPQQLVRGILVNGFGQRYIAEDTYAGRIGQQTLYYQDNTAYLIIDGDAMEEAIAATSATPFLRRPATWVCETVAELEAEIGLPAGVLQHTVAYYNEHAANGADPLLHKKPQWLRPIGSPVGAIDLRNSTGGFTLGGLLTTLDGRVVHVSGEPIPGLFAAGRSAAGLSAWGYASGVSLGDGSFYGRRAGRSAAQS
- the bphC gene encoding biphenyl-2,3-diol 1,2-dioxygenase, with translation MSDLKSLGYVKVQTADIERWRQFAFDVLGFAKGSGPDPDALYLRMDERTARIIVLPGDADRIVTVGWEVRDGAALRRVQATLDGAGVPWKQLSLDEADARRVDEVISFVDPAGNDVEVFHGAVLDHTPVVTPFGARFVTEGLGLGHVVLPAQDAKGLFTFYTEVLGFLPRGAFRVPAPPEFGPLRVQFLGINERHHSLAICPAATLRDPKLIHLMVEVDTLDAVGQALDRVNRDGFQLSSTLGRHTNDKMVSFYVRSPGDWDIEFGTEGMKVDERHYTAEEITADSYWGHEWMGVPPRAMLP
- a CDS encoding acyl-CoA dehydrogenase family protein produces the protein MTQRVIDKLGDIADQLREQAWEAEKLGQLPDETVKLMKAAGNIKLLQPKEYDGLEVHPREFAETVMATAALDPAAGWINGVVGVHPYQLAYADPKVAAEIWGSDTDTWVASPYAPQGVARPVDGGYIFNGRWQFSSGTDHCEWIFLGAMLGDAEGKPLMPPQMLHMILPRSDYEIVQNSWNVVGLRGTGSKDVIVKDAFVPTYRTMDATKVMDGRAQIEAGMTSPLYLMPWSTMFPLGISSAVIGIAEGALAAALDYQRERVNSSGVAIKDDPYVMYAIGEAAADINAARQELLANVDRIYDMVAAGKEVSFEDRAAGRRTQIRSVWRAVSAVDEIFARCGGNATRMDKPLQRYWRDAHVGQAHAIHVPGTTYHASALSSLGVDPQGPLRGMI
- a CDS encoding flavin-containing monooxygenase, coding for MSSAGQVDVVVVGAGFAGLYALHKLRSEGHSVVVFEAASDVGGTWFYNRYPGARCDVESIDYCYSFDKDLQQEWTWTEKYATQAEILTYINHVADRFDLRRDIRLNTRVVSATLDEETLRWTVTTDTGETVDAQFCVMATGALSDPLLPNIPGVETFAGETYHTANWPHEGVDFTGKRVGLIGTGSSGIQTTPIVAAQAAELVVFQRTPNFSVPAGNEPLTAEREAEVKASYDQRRELSWRSGGGSPHLAHPKLTMELSDEERRAEFEKRWQLGGVLFSKTFLDQMVDPVANAEAKKFYDEKVRAVIDDPEVADLLIPNDHPIGAKRICTDTNYFQTFNQPHVKLVSVKKTPIEQIDATGITTTEARFDLDAIIFATGFDALTGALGRIDITGRGGEKLKQNWVDGPRSYLGLGVDGFPNMFLVNGPGAPAVLANMVLHAEAHVNWIADAIEYVGKNGYAAIEATTDAVDAWGAELVRRADQTLFPKANSWYMGANVPGKPRVFMLFIGGFAAYNDICAEVAAAGYKGFELTKAG
- a CDS encoding mycofactocin-coupled SDR family oxidoreductase, with the translated sequence MSGLLNKVALVTGAARGTGRTHCERFADEGADIIALDVASAAADLADLADAVKQRGQRCFTAVADVSSFDEVQAAVDEGAWEFGRLDVVVANAGIHSASTPSWEVTTEDWQRVIGVNLTGVWHTVKAAVPHFGPSGGSVVIISSTNGLRGSANTAAYTSTKHAVVGLARTLANELGPKRIRVNTVHPGAVGTPMVLNPETFKRIRPDLENPTADDVAEVLAARNLLPVPWVEPEDISNAVVFLASDEARYITGTQLVVDAGLTQKA
- a CDS encoding serine hydrolase domain-containing protein, giving the protein MADHTPSSFVELGLFTGIPQHENFSRIPELLPTSKMSPSSTPHDWPVGDPLELPKSYALNGECKSTEDFLAQTDTAALLVLRDGAISHEWYGLTGGPNVPWISMSVAKSVISALVGIAVEDGHIAGIDRPISDYIRVAPGSAYDGVSIKDVLQMSSGARWNEDYNDAGSDIFRLAAAMGEGGTLEEFVATMVRDIEPGHVCRYNSGDTQALGALLVGATGRSITDYMQEKLVEPLGISSPAYWLVDSTGMEVAFGGLVMTARDYAKFGELYRNGGRWRGQQLVPQSWVDASLAADAEHLLPGRPIIGSHPLDLGYGYQWWLPAVDSGEFSAIGVYNQFIYVDPGKKTVIVKLSANRRYGTSDDEITNRELETVAFLRTLVGEPAR